Proteins encoded in a region of the Paucibacter sediminis genome:
- a CDS encoding M13 family metallopeptidase, whose amino-acid sequence MKTIYKLSALALLAQLSGHGLASPAATGLDRHGFDAQVRAQDDLYRAVNGQWIKATAIPGDRAVIGTFTDLSDRADARLRSIVEGLAAKPQRPGSKEAQIGAFYSAYLDLDAIERAGLAPMQPLLAEIDAIDSRAALAQWQGRMQGRVLTPLQLDVLPDFKQPGVNRALLRQSGLGLPSRDYYLKADDARMARARAAYIAYLTLLAGQLGEPAPAEAAQRVMALEQRIAALHWDEVESRDSVKIYNPHTPAQLQGLVPAYDWQGLLAAAQMRQVDKLVVWQPSAAVGIAKLLAEEPLADWKLYQKLHSLDAHAAVLPKTIREARFAFRGTALTGASEERPRWQQGINAVNEALGEALGQLYVAKHFPAAHKARMQALVANLMAAFGDSIDTLDWMSAETKAQAKIKLSKYSVKIGYPDAWRDYGALQVRAGDALGNRDRAVAFEWARIAAKLGQPVDRGEWGMFPQQVNAYYEPTTNEIVFPAAILQPPFFDMKADDAVNYGAIGAIIGHEISHGFDDDGSQFDGDGMLRNWWTETDRKAFEAVGAKLVKQYAGYEAIPGKQVNGQLTLGENIADLSGLQVAYKAYQRSLKGKPAPVLGGLSGEQRFFMGWSQGWREKMREERSLQLLTADPHAPAEFRANGAPVNIDAFHQAFGTKPGDKLYKPSAERIRIW is encoded by the coding sequence ATGAAAACGATCTACAAGCTCAGCGCCCTGGCGCTGCTGGCCCAGCTCAGCGGCCACGGCCTCGCCAGCCCGGCCGCCACCGGCCTGGACCGCCATGGTTTCGACGCCCAGGTGCGCGCACAGGACGACCTGTATCGCGCCGTCAACGGGCAATGGATCAAGGCCACCGCCATCCCCGGCGACCGCGCGGTGATCGGCACCTTCACCGACCTGAGCGACCGCGCCGATGCGCGCCTGCGCAGCATCGTCGAGGGCCTGGCCGCCAAGCCGCAGCGGCCCGGCAGCAAGGAGGCCCAGATCGGCGCCTTCTACAGCGCCTACCTGGACCTGGACGCGATCGAGCGCGCCGGCCTCGCGCCCATGCAGCCCCTGCTGGCCGAGATCGACGCGATCGACAGCCGCGCCGCGCTGGCGCAGTGGCAGGGTCGCATGCAGGGCCGCGTGCTCACCCCGCTGCAGCTGGACGTGCTGCCCGACTTCAAGCAGCCCGGCGTCAACCGCGCCCTGCTGCGCCAGAGCGGCCTGGGCCTGCCCAGCCGCGACTATTACCTGAAGGCCGACGACGCCCGCATGGCCCGGGCGCGCGCCGCCTACATCGCCTATCTGACCCTGCTGGCCGGCCAGCTCGGCGAGCCGGCGCCGGCCGAGGCCGCGCAGCGCGTGATGGCGCTGGAACAGCGCATCGCCGCCCTGCACTGGGACGAGGTGGAGAGCCGCGACTCGGTGAAGATCTACAACCCCCATACGCCCGCTCAGCTGCAGGGGCTGGTGCCCGCCTATGACTGGCAGGGCCTGCTGGCCGCGGCGCAGATGCGCCAGGTGGACAAGCTGGTGGTCTGGCAGCCCAGCGCCGCCGTCGGCATCGCCAAGCTGCTGGCCGAGGAGCCGCTGGCCGACTGGAAGCTCTACCAGAAGCTGCACAGCCTGGACGCCCATGCCGCGGTGCTGCCCAAGACCATCCGAGAGGCGCGCTTTGCCTTCCGCGGCACCGCGCTGACCGGGGCCAGCGAGGAGCGTCCGCGCTGGCAGCAGGGCATCAACGCCGTCAACGAGGCCCTGGGCGAGGCGCTGGGCCAGCTCTATGTGGCCAAGCATTTCCCGGCCGCCCACAAGGCCCGCATGCAGGCCCTGGTGGCCAACCTGATGGCGGCCTTCGGCGACTCCATCGACACCCTGGACTGGATGAGTGCCGAGACCAAGGCGCAGGCCAAGATCAAGCTCTCCAAGTACAGCGTCAAGATCGGCTATCCCGACGCCTGGCGCGACTACGGCGCGTTGCAGGTGCGCGCCGGCGACGCGCTGGGCAACCGCGATCGCGCCGTGGCGTTTGAGTGGGCGCGCATCGCCGCCAAGCTGGGCCAGCCGGTGGACCGCGGCGAATGGGGCATGTTCCCGCAGCAGGTGAATGCCTACTACGAGCCCACCACCAACGAGATCGTGTTCCCGGCCGCCATCCTGCAGCCACCCTTCTTCGACATGAAGGCCGACGACGCCGTCAACTACGGCGCCATCGGCGCCATCATCGGCCATGAGATCAGCCATGGCTTCGACGACGACGGCAGCCAGTTCGACGGCGACGGCATGCTGCGCAACTGGTGGACCGAGACCGACCGCAAGGCCTTCGAGGCGGTGGGCGCCAAGCTGGTGAAGCAATACGCCGGCTACGAGGCCATCCCCGGCAAGCAGGTGAACGGCCAGCTCACGCTGGGCGAGAACATCGCCGACCTCTCCGGCCTGCAGGTGGCCTACAAGGCCTACCAGCGTTCGCTGAAGGGCAAGCCCGCGCCGGTGCTGGGCGGGCTGAGCGGCGAGCAGCGCTTCTTCATGGGCTGGTCGCAGGGCTGGCGCGAGAAGATGCGCGAGGAGCGCAGCCTGCAACTGCTGACGGCCGACCCGCATGCCCCGGCCGAGTTCCGCGCCAACGGCGCGCCGGTGAATATCGACGCCTTCCACCAGGCCTTTGGCACCAAGCCGGGCGACAAGCTCTACAAGCCGAGCGCCGAACGCATCCGCATCTGGTGA
- a CDS encoding putative bifunctional diguanylate cyclase/phosphodiesterase: MPGREVWLGALRRFNEGEGSLPQAFALRRARLLTVMAWVAMLGSIPWASYFILMGRPLAALLPGSAVLAGALTLGLLRLHLHRVAVLLFSLGCLLAVLGMCLLLDLPSAGAPRSAHLYLLPLFVCVFYFLQYGEGWLRLLLTLLVLGAFVVLQSTELRFVEPLPMSELTRQRAIWLVALLTVVMLYLSVQTMLRDARQATELELDFARGIAAGEIEPFFQAQCDAEGRLMGAEVLMRWRHPLRGLVPPGEFIPMAEATGLIKPAGQRLLEQVCSLLLQWQQGGALAGLPMAINVSSVQLQSDAATERLIETVPRALREAGLIKFELTESAYAQDFDDLLAKMQAMRAQGIRLALDDFGTGFSSLSLLKRLPLHQLKVDQSFVRDLPDDPDACHIAATIVRLGRDLGLDVVAEGVETQAQLDCLRAMGCSAFQGFLFARPLSAESFANQAALWRRGLKPPAGGV; the protein is encoded by the coding sequence ATGCCAGGGCGCGAGGTCTGGTTGGGCGCGCTGCGCCGTTTCAATGAGGGCGAGGGCAGCCTGCCGCAGGCATTTGCGCTGCGCCGCGCACGCCTGCTCACGGTGATGGCCTGGGTGGCGATGCTGGGCTCCATCCCCTGGGCGAGTTATTTCATCCTGATGGGCCGGCCCCTGGCGGCCCTGCTGCCGGGCAGCGCGGTGCTGGCCGGCGCCCTCACGCTGGGTTTGCTGCGCCTGCATCTGCACCGCGTCGCCGTGCTGTTGTTTAGCCTCGGCTGCCTGCTGGCGGTGCTGGGCATGTGCCTGCTGCTGGACCTGCCCAGCGCGGGCGCGCCGCGGAGTGCCCACCTTTACCTGCTGCCCCTGTTCGTCTGCGTGTTCTACTTTCTGCAGTACGGCGAGGGCTGGCTGCGCCTGCTGCTCACGCTCCTGGTGCTGGGCGCGTTTGTGGTGTTGCAGTCGACCGAGCTCCGCTTCGTGGAGCCCTTGCCGATGTCGGAGCTGACACGCCAGCGCGCGATCTGGTTGGTGGCGCTGCTGACGGTGGTGATGCTTTATCTCAGCGTGCAGACCATGCTGCGCGATGCGCGTCAGGCCACCGAGCTGGAGCTGGACTTCGCGCGCGGCATTGCCGCCGGCGAGATCGAGCCCTTCTTCCAGGCCCAGTGTGATGCCGAGGGGCGCTTGATGGGGGCCGAGGTGCTGATGCGCTGGCGCCATCCGCTGCGCGGCCTGGTGCCGCCGGGCGAGTTCATCCCGATGGCCGAGGCCACCGGCCTGATCAAGCCGGCCGGCCAGCGTCTCTTGGAACAGGTATGCAGCCTGCTGCTGCAGTGGCAGCAGGGCGGGGCGCTGGCCGGCCTGCCCATGGCCATCAATGTCAGCTCGGTGCAGCTGCAGTCGGATGCCGCCACCGAGCGCCTGATCGAGACCGTGCCGCGCGCACTGCGCGAGGCCGGCCTGATCAAGTTCGAGCTCACCGAATCCGCCTATGCCCAGGACTTCGACGACCTGCTGGCCAAGATGCAGGCCATGCGCGCCCAGGGCATACGCCTGGCGCTGGACGATTTCGGCACCGGCTTCTCCTCGCTGAGCCTGCTCAAGCGCCTGCCGCTGCACCAGCTCAAGGTGGACCAGAGCTTTGTGCGCGACCTGCCCGACGACCCGGACGCCTGCCATATCGCCGCCACCATCGTGCGCCTGGGTCGCGACCTGGGCCTGGACGTGGTGGCCGAGGGGGTGGAGACCCAGGCGCAGCTGGACTGCCTGCGCGCCATGGGTTGCTCGGCCTTCCAGGGCTTTCTGTTCGCACGGCCGCTCTCGGCCGAAAGCTTTGCCAACCAGGCCGCGTTGTGGCGGCGTGGCCTCAAGCCGCCGGCAGGCGGCGTTTGA
- a CDS encoding 2-hydroxyacid dehydrogenase — translation MPNNKAQVLVARRIFPDIVERLRAHCEVDLHDANEPLPQAELIRRLQGKQGLFASGTERIDATLLDACPDLRAVCLMTVGYNNVDLDACSVRGVLVSNAPDVLTETTADFGFALMMAAARRISESEHYLRRGDWKQWRVDLFAGADVHGATLGILGMGRIGQAIARRGALGFGMPVIYHNRSRLPAEQEAPLAARWVEKDELLRQSDHLVIVLPYTPASHHMVAARELALMKPTATLTNIARGGVVDDAALAEALAAGRIAAAGLDVFEGEPTVHPALLQCANVVLTPHIASASVPTRRAMCNLAVDNLIAFFGGGVPPTALNLPLKPRP, via the coding sequence ATGCCAAACAACAAAGCCCAGGTCCTGGTGGCCCGCCGCATCTTCCCCGACATCGTCGAGCGCCTGCGCGCGCATTGCGAGGTCGATCTGCACGACGCCAACGAGCCGCTGCCGCAGGCCGAACTGATACGGCGCCTGCAGGGCAAGCAGGGCCTGTTCGCCTCGGGCACCGAACGCATCGACGCGACCCTGCTGGACGCCTGCCCGGACCTGCGTGCGGTCTGCCTGATGACGGTGGGCTACAACAATGTGGACCTGGACGCCTGCAGCGTGCGCGGCGTGCTGGTCAGCAATGCGCCCGACGTGCTCACCGAGACCACCGCCGATTTCGGCTTCGCGCTGATGATGGCGGCGGCGCGCCGCATCAGCGAGAGCGAGCATTACCTGCGCCGCGGCGACTGGAAGCAATGGCGCGTGGACCTGTTTGCCGGCGCCGACGTGCATGGCGCCACCCTGGGCATCCTGGGCATGGGCCGCATCGGCCAGGCGATCGCCAGACGCGGCGCGCTGGGCTTCGGCATGCCGGTGATCTATCACAACCGCAGCCGCCTGCCCGCCGAGCAGGAGGCGCCCCTCGCGGCGCGCTGGGTCGAGAAGGACGAGTTGCTGCGCCAGTCCGACCACCTGGTGATCGTGCTGCCCTACACGCCCGCCTCGCACCATATGGTGGCGGCGCGCGAGCTGGCGCTGATGAAGCCGACCGCCACGCTCACCAATATCGCGCGCGGCGGCGTGGTCGACGATGCCGCGCTGGCCGAGGCGCTGGCCGCGGGCCGCATCGCCGCGGCCGGCCTGGATGTGTTCGAGGGCGAACCCACGGTGCACCCGGCCCTGCTGCAGTGCGCCAATGTGGTGCTAACGCCGCATATTGCCAGCGCCTCGGTGCCGACGCGCCGCGCCATGTGCAATCTGGCGGTGGACAACCTGATCGCGTTCTTCGGCGGCGGCGTGCCGCCCACGGCCCTCAACCTGCCGCTCAAGCCACGCCCCTGA
- a CDS encoding sodium:proton antiporter yields MAVPDPLGSLGAWWGLPFAGMLLSIALMPLLLPRVWHRHYGKIAAGWALAFLLPLAASQGVGAVGPLLAHTLLAEYLPFIILLTALFSTAGGIYVRGNLHGSPGLNAGLMAIGALLASVMGTTGASMLMVRPLLRANDNRRHAAHVLVFFIFIVSNAGGSLTPLGDPPLFLGFLQGVDFFWTLRAIAPQTLFLVLTLLAIFYAIDSFCYRREGVTRQDPTPDDDRLGLLGAWNLLPLAAVVGLVLLSGIWKPGISLQLLGVELGLPGLLRDLGLLALTACSLAITPRGVRQRNQFSWGPMQEVAKLFAGIFLTMIPVLAMLKAGEQGAFAPIARAVTGVHGEPLPWAYFWLSGALSSFLDNAPTYLVFFNLAGGDPQALMGPLASTLAALSAGSVFMGANSYIGNAPNFMVKAIAEERGIRMPSFFGYMAWAAAVLLPLFLLMTLIWFR; encoded by the coding sequence ATGGCCGTGCCCGACCCGCTGGGCAGCCTGGGCGCGTGGTGGGGCCTGCCCTTCGCGGGCATGCTGCTGTCCATCGCCCTCATGCCGCTCTTGCTGCCGCGGGTCTGGCATCGCCACTACGGCAAGATTGCCGCCGGCTGGGCGCTCGCCTTCCTGCTGCCCCTGGCCGCCAGCCAGGGCGTGGGGGCAGTTGGCCCGCTGCTGGCCCATACCCTGCTCGCCGAATACCTGCCCTTCATCATCCTGCTGACTGCGCTCTTCAGCACCGCGGGCGGCATCTATGTGCGCGGCAATCTGCATGGCAGCCCGGGCCTGAACGCGGGCCTGATGGCGATCGGTGCGCTGCTGGCCAGCGTGATGGGCACCACCGGCGCCTCGATGCTAATGGTGCGGCCGCTGCTACGCGCCAACGACAACCGGCGCCACGCCGCCCATGTGCTGGTGTTCTTCATCTTCATCGTCTCGAACGCCGGCGGTTCGCTCACGCCGCTGGGCGACCCGCCGCTGTTCCTGGGCTTTCTGCAAGGGGTGGACTTCTTCTGGACGCTCAGGGCGATCGCGCCCCAGACCCTGTTCCTGGTGCTCACCCTGCTGGCGATCTTCTATGCCATCGACAGCTTCTGCTACCGCAGGGAAGGGGTGACGAGGCAAGACCCGACCCCCGACGACGACCGCCTGGGCCTGCTGGGCGCCTGGAATTTGCTGCCGCTGGCTGCGGTGGTGGGCCTGGTGCTGCTGAGTGGCATCTGGAAGCCCGGCATCAGCCTCCAGCTGCTGGGCGTCGAGCTCGGCCTGCCGGGGCTGCTGCGCGACCTCGGCCTGCTGGCGCTGACGGCCTGCTCGCTGGCGATCACGCCGCGCGGCGTGCGGCAGCGCAACCAGTTCAGCTGGGGGCCCATGCAGGAGGTGGCCAAGCTGTTTGCCGGCATCTTCCTCACCATGATCCCGGTGCTGGCCATGCTGAAGGCGGGCGAGCAGGGGGCGTTTGCGCCGATCGCGCGCGCCGTCACCGGCGTGCATGGCGAGCCACTGCCCTGGGCCTATTTCTGGCTCAGCGGTGCGCTCTCGTCCTTCCTCGACAACGCGCCCACCTATCTGGTGTTCTTCAACCTCGCCGGCGGCGACCCGCAGGCGCTGATGGGGCCGCTCGCCAGCACCCTGGCGGCGCTGTCGGCCGGCTCGGTCTTCATGGGGGCCAACAGCTATATCGGCAACGCCCCCAACTTCATGGTCAAGGCCATTGCCGAGGAGCGCGGCATCCGCATGCCCAGCTTCTTTGGCTACATGGCCTGGGCCGCCGCGGTGCTGCTGCCGCTGTTCCTTCTCATGACCCTCATCTGGTTCCGCTGA
- a CDS encoding nitroreductase, protein MRAFLPTEVPRDVIEEILRVAARAPSGTNTQPWQVHVLTGAAKQRFSARIQAAFDDPAELATHQEEYAYYPREWAAPYIDRRRKVGWDLYGLLGIGKTDKARMHDQHGRNYQFFDAPVGLVFSIDRVMQQGSWLDYGMFLQNIMIAARARGLHTCPQAAFTQFHRLIADELRLRPEQMLVCGMALGYADPAAVENSLVTERAPVAEFTRFLAD, encoded by the coding sequence ATGCGTGCCTTCCTGCCCACCGAGGTGCCGCGCGATGTGATCGAGGAGATCTTGCGTGTCGCGGCGCGGGCACCCTCGGGCACCAACACCCAGCCCTGGCAGGTGCATGTGCTCACCGGTGCCGCCAAGCAGCGCTTCTCGGCGCGCATCCAGGCCGCCTTCGACGACCCCGCCGAACTCGCCACCCACCAGGAGGAATACGCCTACTACCCGCGCGAATGGGCCGCGCCCTATATCGACCGGCGCCGCAAGGTGGGCTGGGACCTCTACGGCCTGCTGGGCATCGGCAAGACCGACAAGGCCCGCATGCACGACCAGCATGGCCGCAACTACCAGTTCTTCGACGCGCCGGTAGGCCTGGTGTTCAGCATCGACCGCGTCATGCAGCAGGGCAGCTGGCTGGACTACGGCATGTTTTTGCAGAACATCATGATCGCCGCGCGCGCGCGCGGCCTGCATACCTGCCCGCAGGCGGCCTTCACCCAGTTCCACCGCCTGATCGCCGATGAGCTGCGCTTGCGGCCCGAGCAGATGCTGGTGTGCGGCATGGCGCTGGGCTATGCCGACCCGGCCGCGGTGGAGAACAGCCTGGTGACCGAGCGCGCGCCGGTGGCCGAGTTCACGCGCTTCCTGGCCGATTGA
- a CDS encoding acyl-CoA thioesterase has translation MSNARPAPEPRAAYAQFVSLGTRWMDNDIYGHLNNVVYYSLFDTAVNQYLIAQGALDIHGGEVIGLVVETHCNFFDSLAFPQQVEAGLRVAQRGRSSVRYEIGLFAPGQALCAARGHFVHVYVERESRRPVAALPDPYLKALEGLML, from the coding sequence ATGAGCAACGCCCGACCCGCCCCCGAACCCCGTGCCGCCTATGCCCAGTTCGTCAGCCTGGGCACGCGCTGGATGGACAACGACATCTACGGCCACCTCAACAACGTCGTCTACTACAGCCTGTTTGACACCGCGGTGAACCAGTACCTGATTGCCCAGGGCGCGCTGGACATCCATGGCGGCGAGGTGATCGGCTTGGTGGTGGAGACGCATTGCAACTTCTTCGACTCGCTGGCCTTTCCGCAGCAGGTGGAGGCCGGCCTGCGCGTGGCGCAGCGCGGCCGCTCCAGCGTGCGCTACGAGATCGGCCTGTTCGCGCCCGGCCAGGCCTTGTGTGCCGCGCGCGGGCATTTCGTGCATGTCTATGTGGAGCGCGAGTCGCGCCGCCCCGTCGCGGCCTTGCCCGACCCCTATCTGAAAGCCCTGGAAGGATTGATGCTGTGA
- a CDS encoding histone deacetylase family protein, with product MLAFHSDAHSLALPPGHRFPQSKYRLLREQIERAPGAIRLRAAAPASEGELALAHSPDYVDKVLQGHLSAAEQREIGFPWSPSMAARSRHSVGASIEAARAALAEGVAANLAGGTHHAHADKGSGYCVFNDVAVAARLMQTEWHRAHGSAVPGLRVLVIDLDVHQGNGTAAIFRDDPTVFTFSMHGAKNFPFRKEPSDLDVELPDGCRDAEYLAALQAGLARVWAACGSVGLAFYLAGADPHEGDRLGRLKLSTAGLLARDELVLQALAERRIPVALTMAGGYGHDLASTVAVQVNTLAAASRAWQRWADGDGTMAA from the coding sequence ATGCTGGCCTTTCATTCCGATGCCCACAGCCTGGCCCTGCCGCCCGGGCACCGCTTTCCGCAGAGCAAATACCGCCTGCTGCGCGAGCAGATCGAGCGCGCGCCCGGGGCGATACGGCTGCGCGCCGCCGCTCCCGCCAGCGAGGGCGAACTGGCGCTGGCGCACAGCCCCGACTATGTGGACAAGGTTCTGCAGGGGCATTTGAGCGCGGCCGAGCAGCGCGAGATCGGCTTCCCCTGGTCGCCCTCGATGGCGGCGCGCTCGCGCCATTCGGTGGGCGCCAGCATCGAGGCGGCGCGCGCCGCCCTGGCCGAAGGGGTGGCGGCCAATCTGGCCGGCGGCACCCACCACGCCCATGCCGACAAGGGCAGCGGCTACTGCGTCTTCAACGATGTGGCGGTGGCGGCGCGCCTGATGCAGACCGAGTGGCACCGCGCCCATGGCTCGGCCGTGCCGGGCCTGCGTGTGCTGGTGATCGACCTGGACGTGCACCAGGGCAATGGCACGGCGGCGATCTTCCGCGACGACCCCACGGTGTTCACCTTCTCCATGCATGGCGCGAAGAACTTTCCCTTCCGCAAGGAGCCCAGCGATCTGGACGTGGAACTACCGGACGGCTGCCGCGATGCCGAGTACCTGGCGGCGCTGCAGGCCGGGCTGGCGCGCGTCTGGGCGGCCTGCGGCAGCGTCGGGCTGGCCTTCTACCTGGCCGGCGCCGACCCGCACGAGGGCGACCGCCTGGGCCGGCTCAAGCTCAGCACCGCCGGCCTGCTGGCGCGCGACGAGCTCGTCTTGCAGGCCCTGGCCGAGCGCCGCATCCCGGTGGCGCTGACCATGGCCGGTGGCTATGGCCACGACCTTGCCAGCACCGTGGCGGTGCAGGTGAATACCCTGGCCGCGGCGTCACGGGCGTGGCAGCGCTGGGCCGATGGCGATGGAACAATGGCCGCATGA
- the phaP gene encoding TIGR01841 family phasin (Members of this family are phasins (small proteins associated with inclusions such as PHA granules). Note that several different families of phasins have been named PhaP despite very little sequence similarity to each other.) produces the protein MLTAEQIFAAHKANVETLFGLTNKAFEGVEKLVELNLQVAKTALGEVADTTQAALSVKDAQELLALQAALLQPSAEKAASYSRHLYDIAAATNAEVVKVAEAQLADAQAKFAAVVETASKNAPAGTENAVALVKSAVAAANNAFENVQKAAKQASEVAEANFNAVTNTAVKASQTASRSSKRAA, from the coding sequence ATGCTGACTGCTGAACAAATCTTTGCTGCTCACAAGGCCAATGTCGAAACCCTGTTTGGTCTGACCAACAAGGCCTTCGAAGGCGTTGAGAAGCTGGTCGAACTGAACCTGCAAGTGGCCAAGACGGCCCTGGGCGAAGTCGCCGACACCACCCAAGCCGCCCTGTCGGTGAAGGACGCGCAAGAGCTGCTGGCCCTGCAAGCCGCGCTGCTGCAACCCTCCGCCGAGAAGGCCGCTTCCTACAGCCGCCATCTGTACGACATCGCCGCCGCCACCAACGCCGAAGTGGTGAAGGTTGCCGAGGCCCAGCTGGCCGATGCCCAAGCCAAGTTCGCCGCCGTGGTGGAAACCGCGTCCAAGAACGCCCCGGCCGGCACCGAGAACGCCGTGGCCCTGGTGAAGTCGGCCGTGGCCGCTGCCAACAACGCCTTCGAGAACGTGCAAAAGGCTGCCAAGCAAGCCTCCGAAGTGGCCGAAGCCAACTTCAATGCCGTGACCAACACCGCCGTCAAGGCCAGCCAGACCGCCAGCCGCTCGTCCAAGCGCGCTGCCTAA
- a CDS encoding zinc ribbon domain-containing protein: MTLKSLVSVPQARPGHCANCGSALPEPPTKFCGACGQETRIKPPSLLEFLQQFGGAYISTEGALWRTLWRLLLLPGQLTLEYFAGRRRHFVLPIRLYLTISVLALVAIRFSGVLDVDGKPESLIKFDSPKPTETFFEWGAHRAGLKEGEFYCEQMPTKLCERVQRRIKMDPEATAGLMRELPERFVGNLGSAMFVMLPFYAFWLKLVYIDKRRRYTEHLVFALHLHAFWFAMALLLVSGVKPLVIGAAVAINVYPLIALHRVYRTRWWSTFMRAGLLFMLYANTLGFGLAAVGLWAFFS; the protein is encoded by the coding sequence ATGACGCTCAAGTCCCTTGTCAGCGTGCCCCAGGCGCGACCCGGCCATTGCGCCAACTGCGGCAGCGCCCTGCCCGAGCCGCCCACCAAGTTCTGCGGCGCCTGCGGCCAGGAGACGCGCATCAAGCCGCCCAGCCTGCTGGAATTCCTGCAGCAGTTCGGCGGCGCCTACATCTCCACCGAGGGCGCGCTGTGGCGCACCCTGTGGCGCCTGCTGCTCTTGCCGGGCCAGCTGACGCTGGAATACTTCGCCGGCCGGCGCCGCCACTTCGTGCTGCCGATACGCCTGTACCTGACCATCAGCGTGCTGGCCCTGGTGGCAATCCGCTTCAGCGGCGTGCTCGACGTCGATGGCAAGCCCGAGAGTCTGATCAAGTTCGACTCGCCCAAGCCCACCGAGACCTTCTTCGAATGGGGCGCGCACCGCGCCGGGCTGAAGGAGGGCGAGTTCTACTGCGAGCAGATGCCGACCAAGCTGTGCGAACGCGTGCAGCGCCGCATCAAGATGGACCCCGAGGCCACCGCCGGCCTGATGCGCGAGCTGCCCGAGCGCTTTGTCGGCAATCTGGGCTCGGCCATGTTCGTGATGCTGCCCTTCTATGCCTTCTGGCTGAAGCTGGTCTACATCGACAAGCGGCGGCGCTACACCGAGCACCTGGTGTTCGCCCTGCACCTGCATGCCTTCTGGTTCGCGATGGCGCTGCTGCTGGTGAGCGGCGTCAAGCCCCTCGTGATCGGCGCGGCGGTGGCGATCAACGTCTACCCGCTGATCGCCCTGCACCGCGTCTACCGCACGCGCTGGTGGAGCACCTTCATGCGCGCGGGGCTGCTGTTCATGCTGTATGCCAACACGCTGGGCTTCGGCCTGGCGGCGGTCGGCTTGTGGGCCTTCTTCAGCTAG
- a CDS encoding LON peptidase substrate-binding domain-containing protein has protein sequence MQHHIELFPLDSVLFPGGLLELRIFEPRYLDLIQRCAKSGEPFGVVALTAGGEVRQRDAGGGFVAEAFHAAGTLAHIERCERPQPGLLQIRCRGGQRFELSSRQQLPHGLWVGEARLLAEDQQVAVPEDLRRVSRQLQVLLSRFEQAVASEDLPLQPPYHWNDCGWLANRWCELLPLPQADKQRLMALDNPLLRLELVADQLDRIERNAS, from the coding sequence ATGCAGCACCACATCGAACTCTTCCCGCTCGACTCGGTGCTGTTTCCCGGCGGCCTGCTGGAGCTGCGCATCTTCGAGCCACGCTATCTGGACCTGATCCAGCGCTGCGCCAAGAGCGGCGAGCCCTTTGGCGTGGTGGCGCTGACGGCGGGCGGCGAGGTGCGCCAGCGCGACGCTGGCGGCGGCTTCGTGGCCGAGGCCTTTCACGCTGCCGGCACGCTGGCGCACATTGAGCGCTGCGAGCGCCCGCAGCCGGGCTTGCTGCAGATCCGCTGCCGCGGCGGCCAGCGCTTCGAGCTGAGCAGCCGCCAACAGCTGCCGCATGGGCTGTGGGTGGGCGAGGCGCGCCTGCTGGCGGAAGACCAGCAGGTGGCGGTGCCGGAGGATCTGCGGCGCGTCAGCCGCCAGCTGCAAGTCTTGCTGAGCCGTTTCGAGCAGGCGGTGGCCAGCGAGGACCTGCCGCTGCAGCCGCCCTACCACTGGAACGACTGCGGCTGGCTGGCGAATCGCTGGTGCGAGCTGCTGCCGCTGCCGCAGGCCGACAAGCAGCGCCTGATGGCGCTGGACAATCCCCTGCTGCGCCTCGAGCTGGTGGCCGATCAGCTCGACCGCATCGAGCGCAACGCTAGCTGA